A genome region from Pithys albifrons albifrons isolate INPA30051 chromosome 24, PitAlb_v1, whole genome shotgun sequence includes the following:
- the YARS1 gene encoding tyrosine--tRNA ligase, cytoplasmic: MQPGTAAAMEPTPGPQEKYQLITRNLQEVLGEDKLLAILKERELRIYWGTATTGKPHVAYFVPMSKIADFLKAGCEVTILFADLHAYLDNMKAPWELLELRTRYYEHVIKAMLESIGVPLDKLKFIRGTDYQLSKEYTLDMYRLSSVVTQHDAKKAGAEVVKQVEHPLLSGLLYPGLQALDEEYLKVDAQFGGVDQRKIFTFAEKYLPALGYAKRVHLMNPMVPGLTGSKMSSSEEDSKIDLLDRKEDVKKKLKKAFCEPGNVENNGVLSFIKHVLFPLKSEFVVLREEKWGGNKTYTDYEALEKDFAEQVVHPGDLKNSVEVALNKLLDPIREKFNSPELKKLSNAAYPTPSKAKPGEKGPKNSEPEEVIPSRLDMRVGKVISVEKHPDADSLYVEKIDVGEAEPRTVVSGLVQFVPKEQLQDRLVVLLCNLKPQKMRGVESQGMVLCASSVGEPREVEPLDPPAGCCAGEHVYVEGYEGGEPDEELKPKKKVFEKLQADFRVSEDCIAQWKQRNFLTKLGRVSCKSLKGGTIS; the protein is encoded by the exons ATGCAACCAGGGACAG CCGCCGCCATGGAGCCCACGCCCGGTCCGCAGGAGAAGTACCAGCTCATCACGAGGAACCTGCAG GAGGTGCTGGGCGAGGACAAGCTCCTGGCCATCCTGAAGGAGCGGGAGCTGCGGATCTACTGGGGCACGGCCACCACCGGCAAGCCCCACGTGGCCTATTTCGTGCCCATGTCCAAGATCGCGGATTTCCTCAAGGCTGGCTGTGAG GTGACAATCCTCTTTGCCGACCTCCACGCTTACCTGGACAACATGAAGGccccctgggagctgctggagcttcGCACCCGCTACTACGAGCACGTCatcaaggccatgctggagaGCATTGGGGTGCCCTTGGACAAGCTCAAGTTCATCCGAGGCACCGACTACCAGCTCAGCAA GGAGTACACGCTGGACATGTACCGCCTGTCCTCGGTGGTGACGCAGCACGACGCCAAGAAGGCCGGGGCGGAGGTGGTGAAGCAGGTGGAGCATCCTTTGCTCAGTGGTTTGCTCTACCCAGGCTTGCAG GCGCTGGATGAGGAGTATCTCAAGGTGGACGCGCAGTTTGGGGGAGTCGATCAGAGGAAGATCTTCACCTTTGCAGAGAAG tacctccctgccctgggctatGCCAAGCGTGTCCACCTGATGAACCCGATGGTTCCTGGGCTGACAGGCAGCAAAATGAGCTCGTCAGAGGAG GACTCCAAGATTGATCTTCTGGACCGCAAGGAGGATGTGAAGAAGAAGCTGAAGAAGGCTTTCTGTGAGCCAGGGAATGTGGAGAACAACGGTGTCCTCTCCTTCATCAAGCACGTCCTCTTCCCCCTCAAGTCAG AGTTTGTGGTCCTGCGAGAGGAGAAGTGGGGAGGGAACAAAACCTACACAGACTACGAGGCCCTGGAGAAGGACTTTGCTGAGCAG GTTGTGCACCCTGGGGACCTGAAGAACTCGGTGGAAGTGGCCTTGAACAAACTGCTTGACCCCATCAGGGAGAAGTTCAACAGCCCAGAGCTGAAGAAGCTGAGCAATGCTGCATATCCCACCCCATCCAAAGCCA agcctggagagaAGGGCCCCAAGAACTCAGAGCCAGAGGAAGTGATCCCGTCCCGGCTGGACATGCGCGTGGGCAAAGTGATCAGTGTGGAAAAG CACCCAGACGCAGACAGCCTGTACGTGGAGAAGATCGACGTGGGCGAGGCCGAGCCCCGCACTGTGGTCAGTGGCCTGGTGCAGTTTGTCCccaaggagcagctgcaggacaggctggtggtgctgctctGCAACCTCAAGCCCCAGAAGATGAGGGGAGTGGAGTCTCAGGGCATGGTGCTGTGTGCCTccag CGTGGGGGAGCCCCGTGAGGTGGAGCCCCTGGACCCACCAGCCGGGTGCTGTGCCGGGGAGCACGTCTATGTGGAGGGCTACGAGGGCGGGGAGCCCGACGAGGAGCTCAAACCCAAGAAGAAGGTCtttgagaagctgcag gctgATTTCCGTGTCTCTGAGGACTGTATTGCGCAGTGGAAGCAGAGGAACTTCCTGACCAAGCTGGGGAGAGTCTCCTGTAAAAGCCTCAAGGGTGGAACCATCAGCTAA